GATTTTTTGCGCtgccgttggagatgctctaagcacTTGTTTAAAACACATGGTATCCAGATAGATAGATAAGGTACCTTCATTTGTTAACTCGCACAGCTTAGCGCAGCAATGCCGGCGGTGGCGTCACTATCGCCACCGGCGCCGGGGCCGGCCGCATCGCGTCGCCGGAGGTTCTCCCCCGCGTCGGCGTCGCTTCGCCGCGCCGCATCCGGAGGGGGCTCGAGCTGGCGGGGCGAGCGGCGCCTCATGTCGGAGCTGGAGCGCACGGTGACGGCGGGCGCCGCGGAGCGCGTCATCCGCGGCTACGTCGGCACCAAGTCGGAGCGCGCCGCCCTCGCCGCGCTCTCCCGCCTCCTCATGGACTCCGACCCCCTCGCCGTCCCCGTGAGCGCCCGCGCATCCCTGCTTCTctccgactcctctctctctctctctctctgacctCGCCGGCGAAATTCTGGATCTTTGCTGCAGTTCTACGAGGCGGTGACCCAGGCCCGGTGGTTCAAGTGGAGCTCGATCCACGCCGCAGCCGTCGCCGCCTTGCTGGAAGCCAACGGCCGCGCCGACGAATCCAGATCCCTCATCGCCGACTCCGCCGGGCGCCTCGAGTCCACCGCTGAGCTGGCCCTCTTCTACTGTGACCTCATGGCGGCCTTCTCCTCGCGCGGGCTGAAGCGCCGGGCCATGGATTTCTACGCGCAGCTCCGGGCGATGCCGACGCCGCTCGCCGGGGGCGGCAAGACCTACATGGCCATGATTAAATCCCTGTGCATGTTGGGCCTCGCCGCCGAGGCCGAGGAGGCGCTGCGGGAGATGGTCGCTCTGGGGTACCAACCTGATGCGTTTCAGTTCGGATTGGTGGCGAAATGCTATGGGAAGGCAGGCCAATTGGCTGAGATGGAGAGGGTGATTGCGTCCATGTCTGAAGCCGGCATCCGCCTGGGCACCGGCGCGGCGAACATTGTCCTCTCGTGCTACAGCGCTTGCCGTGAGCACGGAAAGATGCTAGCGTGGCTGAAGAAGATGCGGAAGCTGCGCGTTGCGCCGACAACCAAAGCCTACAATTTCGTGCTCAACTCGTGCCCGACGGTGGTGTCGATGGCTCGTGAACTGGGCCCTTCGCTCCCGTTGTCGGCAGCGCAGTTGGTGAGGAAGCTCAAGTCTGCATCTCCATGGCCGGCAGAAGTTGAGGTGGTGCAGGAGCTTCTGGCAGCCTCATCAGTGTTGAACAAGGCGATGGTTTGGTCAGAAACTGAGGTGAAGCTGAACCTGCATGGGTTCAGTATAACATCAGCCTATGTGCTGATGCTGCAGTGGGTGGACGCAGTGAGAGGGGGCCGCGCATTGCCATTGGAAGTGTCTGTCGTGTGCGGCGTCGGGAAGCACAGTGACGTCCGAGGCGAGCCCAAAGTGCGGGAGCTGGCACAAGAGGTTCTGAGCCGGATGGGAAGCCCCCTGCGGCTGTCCGCGAGGAACAAAGGCCGGCTCGTGGCGAAGCGAGACAGGGTGAAACAATGGCTGGCCACTGAGTGGACTTCTGTGGTGCCTGAGGACAGCACAGATCAGTCACCCAATGCGAGCAATAAGCAACCATTTTTACCTAAGCTTTTGAGGAAACTCGGGCAGTTTTTTTCCTCCTTTGTGTCGGTTTCCATATGAGTGTCAAGCTGTTCATTGTAGATTAGGAAGTTCAGAGTTGGCATAACATCTTTCTTATGTTGTGTGAATGATACAAGATGGGCTTAGTGCATGAATGTACCTAAACCCATCAGTGCATATTCGACTTGCCTCTCAAGTCCTCAGCCAACTACTTGACGGTAATTGGTTTGCCttgctgattttttttttcaactGGTTGCTGGTGTTTAACCCCTGCTTTGATGTGCCTTACTTTATGGTGAAATTGCAGAAACCTATTGAAAATGTCAAGTTTAATTGTTCCTAGTAAGCTCAGTTGGGACTTGGGGTTTTCAAGCTTTGCACAAAAACATTTATTAGATCTCTGGTATGTGCATCATATTTCTGACGTAACTGCATCTTACCAAAAATAATCTAAGCTGATACTATTATTTCTCGAGCTGTAACTGATCTTTGTCAATGTATAACTCCTCACTGTCCTCTTGGAGTAAAACCAGTGCCCGTTCCTCTGGAGTTTTCTAGTTATACAGCCACAAATACATTTTTATATATTATGGGCTAGGCTTAATGTTGGAGATATTGTTACTTGTCTATCAAGTGCTTTGTTTACTTAGGGATATTTGTTGAAGTAGGTCTAAttcatgtgccagatgatttcgCTTCAATTCAGCAGCGAACTGTCTCTTTCAAGGTTGATGGTTGTTCCCTGCACTGACGTAACTGCATCTTACCAAAAATAATCTAAGCTGATACTATTATTTCTCGAGCTGTAACTGATCATTGTCAATGTATAACTCCTCACTGTCCTCTTGGAGTAAAACCAGTGCCCGTTCCTCTGGAGTTTTCTAGTCATACAGCCACAAATACATTTTTATATATTATGGGCTAGGCTTAATGTTGGAGATATTGTTACTTGTCTATCAAGTGCTTTGTTTACTTAGGGATATTTGTTGAAGTAGGTCTAATTCATGTGCCGGATGATTTCGCTTCAATTCAGCAGCGAACTGTCTCTTTCAAGGTTGATGGTTGTTCCCTGCACTGACGTAACTGCATCTTACCAAAAATAATCTAAGCTGATACTATTATTTCTCGAGCTGTAACTGATCATTGTCAATGTATAACTCCTCACTGTCCTCTTGGAGTAAAACCAGTGCCCGTTCCTCTGGAGTTTTCTAGTCATACAGCCACAAATACATTTTTATATATTATGGGCTAGGCTTAATGTTGGAGATATTGTTACTTGTCTATCAAGTGCTTTGTTTACTTAGGGATATTTGTTGAAGTAGGTCTAATTCATGTGCCGGATGATTTCGCTTCAATTCAGCAGCGAACTGTCTCTTTCAAGGTTGATGGTTGTTCCCTGCACTGACGTAACTGCATCTTACCAAAAATAATCTAAGCTGATACTATTATTTCTCGAGCTGTAACTGATCATTGTCAATGTATAACTCCTCACTGTCCTCTTGGAGTAAAACCAGTGCCCGTTCCTCTGGAGTTTTCTAGTTATACAGCCACAAATACATTTTTATATATTATGGGCTAGGCTTAATGTTGGAGATATTGTTACTTGTCTATCAAGTGCTTTGTTTACTTAGGGATATTTGTTGAAGTAGGTCTAATTCATGTGCCGGATGATTTCGCTTCAATTTAGCAGCGAACTGTCTCTTTCAAGGTTGATGGTTGTTCCCTGCACTGAGATTCAGTGCGGGAAGTGTCCTGTGATTAAACAATCAGTATATTACAAAattgatcatgtaacacttagtagttgtgttttttctgttttttatccTTTTGTATTTTAATGTTTGCTATCAAAAATCTGAAACTGTCAATCTTTGTATACTGAAGCTATGTTTTCACTGGAATTAGTTGTCTTTTCTCAACTCGATATAATATTGCTAAAATGGTCATAATGAAATACCATTTTTGGGACTTAAAagttatttttgtttttcaggttgCTGATGCTAAACTTATTCAACAGGATTACAATAATAACTCTACCTCTTGGTGTATAAGACATTGGTGAAGTTAAGGATTTTTATGAAGGGAGGTTCTTCTGGAGCCTTGGGTTAGCTCCAACTTTGGTGGTAAGATGAAATTTCATTGTTTAGTTGTCAATCAGTTATGAAACATGGTACCTGGAATTGAAGTCATTTCCTATCAAACCTGCATATATAGCTCTTTGGTCAGTTGCAAACATAAAGTTTTTGCATGACACTAAACAAGGTACAAACTTTAAGGTTAAGCTGATCTAGGTCAACAACAGAAAATTCCTTTgtgtgttggggggggggggggggggggggatatggGTTACGATC
This genomic stretch from Hordeum vulgare subsp. vulgare chromosome 6H, MorexV3_pseudomolecules_assembly, whole genome shotgun sequence harbors:
- the LOC123403407 gene encoding pentatricopeptide repeat-containing protein At2g17033 codes for the protein MPAVASLSPPAPGPAASRRRRFSPASASLRRAASGGGSSWRGERRLMSELERTVTAGAAERVIRGYVGTKSERAALAALSRLLMDSDPLAVPFYEAVTQARWFKWSSIHAAAVAALLEANGRADESRSLIADSAGRLESTAELALFYCDLMAAFSSRGLKRRAMDFYAQLRAMPTPLAGGGKTYMAMIKSLCMLGLAAEAEEALREMVALGYQPDAFQFGLVAKCYGKAGQLAEMERVIASMSEAGIRLGTGAANIVLSCYSACREHGKMLAWLKKMRKLRVAPTTKAYNFVLNSCPTVVSMARELGPSLPLSAAQLVRKLKSASPWPAEVEVVQELLAASSVLNKAMVWSETEVKLNLHGFSITSAYVLMLQWVDAVRGGRALPLEVSVVCGVGKHSDVRGEPKVRELAQEVLSRMGSPLRLSARNKGRLVAKRDRVKQWLATEWTSVVPEDSTDQSPNASNKQPFLPKLLRKLGQFFSSFVSVSI